A region of Pseudarthrobacter sp. NIBRBAC000502770 DNA encodes the following proteins:
- a CDS encoding type II toxin-antitoxin system VapC family toxin, producing the protein MDTSAALKLVVEEAESGPTAEFLTASAAEGALLVASMLLFTELHWAANRRGLPPELVNTVLAGINLVDLVRSDLTYAAALPGKLRSADAIHLAAAIRLEVDELVAFDKELLRAATAAGLRSHSPGAEPH; encoded by the coding sequence GTGGATACCTCGGCTGCCCTCAAGCTCGTGGTTGAGGAAGCCGAGTCCGGCCCAACTGCGGAATTTCTGACGGCGTCGGCCGCAGAGGGCGCCCTGCTGGTTGCCTCGATGCTTCTCTTCACGGAACTCCACTGGGCGGCCAACCGCCGGGGCTTGCCGCCGGAATTGGTCAACACTGTACTGGCCGGCATCAACCTCGTGGACCTGGTTCGCTCCGACCTCACCTATGCCGCTGCACTGCCGGGTAAGTTGCGGAGTGCCGACGCGATTCATCTGGCAGCCGCGATAAGGCTTGAGGTCGACGAGTTGGTGGCCTTCGACAAGGAGCTCCTGAGGGCGGCAACCGCGGCAGGGCTAAGAAGTCACAGCCCGGGCGCCGAACCCCACTAA
- a CDS encoding S8 family serine peptidase produces the protein MKKLVLASFATLLLVIGSLLGAVVPGNAAPTPAITAGQILVKFRDNAAAAGALRSHGLTDGPDVGSTGAHLITVPAGKELQLVEALSRNPVVEYAEPDYVVTPASDDTYFPRQYALQNTSQSFTNTDGTVTVPAGTTDADVDAVEAWTVTTGTGIKVAVLDSGVALDNPDITPKVVARVNYTTSRSNDDNYGHGTHVAGIVAATANNGIGVAGVCPGCSILAGKILSDTGAGSSSGLANGINWAVKNGAQVINMSLAVGASTTLETAVNNAWNAGVVLVAAAGNGGNTSMNYPGAYPNVIAVGATDNNDKKASFSTYGAWVDVAAPGVSVYSTFPNHKFVLAREYNRSQGYDIGSGTSMASPIVAAVAALARSTNPGGTASDIRAKVESSTDAVGAIGTDWAHGRVNACRAVGATGC, from the coding sequence ATGAAAAAGCTTGTGCTGGCGAGCTTCGCCACCCTTCTCCTGGTTATTGGCAGCCTGCTGGGCGCGGTGGTCCCGGGCAACGCCGCACCCACGCCGGCGATCACGGCAGGGCAGATCCTGGTTAAGTTCCGCGACAATGCCGCCGCTGCGGGCGCCCTCAGATCGCACGGGCTGACCGATGGTCCGGACGTGGGCAGCACTGGCGCGCACCTGATTACCGTGCCGGCAGGGAAGGAGCTGCAGCTCGTCGAGGCCCTGTCACGGAACCCAGTGGTGGAGTACGCCGAACCGGACTACGTGGTTACTCCGGCCTCGGACGACACCTACTTTCCCCGGCAATACGCCCTGCAGAACACAAGCCAGTCGTTCACGAACACCGACGGTACGGTGACGGTTCCCGCCGGGACCACTGACGCCGATGTGGACGCCGTGGAAGCCTGGACCGTTACCACCGGCACGGGAATCAAGGTTGCTGTCCTCGATTCCGGCGTCGCCCTGGACAACCCCGACATCACCCCGAAGGTGGTGGCACGGGTCAACTACACCACGTCCAGAAGCAACGACGACAACTACGGGCACGGAACACACGTCGCCGGGATCGTCGCGGCCACCGCCAACAACGGCATTGGCGTGGCCGGAGTGTGCCCGGGATGCAGCATCCTGGCTGGCAAAATCCTCAGCGACACCGGAGCAGGGTCCAGCTCAGGCCTTGCGAACGGCATCAACTGGGCCGTCAAGAATGGCGCCCAGGTCATCAACATGAGCCTGGCTGTCGGCGCGTCAACCACCCTGGAAACCGCGGTCAACAACGCCTGGAACGCGGGCGTGGTACTGGTTGCTGCAGCCGGCAACGGCGGGAACACCAGCATGAATTACCCGGGAGCCTACCCGAACGTCATTGCCGTGGGGGCAACGGACAACAACGACAAGAAGGCGTCGTTCTCCACTTACGGTGCCTGGGTAGATGTGGCAGCGCCGGGGGTCAGCGTCTACTCCACCTTCCCCAACCACAAGTTCGTCCTCGCCCGGGAGTACAACCGTTCCCAGGGGTACGACATCGGCAGCGGCACCTCGATGGCTTCACCGATTGTTGCTGCAGTCGCCGCGCTCGCCCGCAGCACCAACCCCGGCGGCACCGCCTCGGACATCCGCGCCAAGGTGGAATCCAGCACCGACGCAGTTGGCGCCATCGGGACTGACTGGGCCCACGGCCGCGTGAATGCCTGCAGGGCGGTCGGGGCAACAGGGTGTTGA
- a CDS encoding YciI-like protein, whose protein sequence is MHAVLEYTYADDYLESREQYRADHLRAGWEAVERGELLLGGAAGEGPFKGLLIFTGENPLEAAKAFAAADPYVINGVVTSWTASPWTTVLGNEAASPVHP, encoded by the coding sequence ATGCACGCCGTGCTCGAATACACCTACGCTGACGACTATCTTGAGAGCCGTGAACAGTACCGCGCCGACCATCTCAGGGCGGGGTGGGAAGCGGTGGAACGCGGCGAGCTTCTGCTGGGCGGAGCAGCCGGCGAAGGCCCCTTCAAGGGATTGCTGATTTTCACCGGCGAGAACCCGCTCGAGGCCGCCAAAGCGTTTGCCGCCGCAGACCCCTACGTCATCAACGGCGTCGTGACGTCGTGGACCGCCAGCCCCTGGACCACGGTATTGGGCAACGAAGCCGCCTCACCGGTCCACCCCTAG
- a CDS encoding nucleoside deaminase, with product MTHEQHQFAAPALESTDLPAFEAAYQAAQKSLAEGGIPIGASIARDGEVFASGHNERVQNADPIAHGEMSALRAAGRQKSYQDTTLYTTLAPCAMCAGTIIQFKIPRVVVGEAQTFDGELDLLRARGVEVVVLDDQRCVDMMRSFQSDKPELWAEDIAE from the coding sequence ATGACCCACGAACAGCACCAATTCGCCGCGCCGGCACTGGAGAGCACGGACCTTCCGGCATTCGAGGCCGCCTACCAGGCCGCCCAAAAAAGCCTGGCCGAGGGCGGCATCCCCATCGGGGCTTCGATCGCCCGGGACGGCGAGGTCTTCGCCAGCGGGCACAACGAACGGGTCCAGAATGCCGATCCGATCGCGCACGGGGAAATGTCCGCACTCCGCGCCGCCGGCCGGCAGAAGAGCTACCAGGACACCACGCTGTACACCACCCTGGCCCCGTGTGCCATGTGCGCGGGAACCATCATCCAGTTCAAGATCCCCCGCGTGGTAGTGGGGGAAGCACAGACGTTTGACGGCGAACTGGACCTCCTGCGCGCACGCGGGGTTGAGGTGGTGGTCCTGGATGATCAGCGTTGCGTGGACATGATGCGCTCGTTCCAGTCCGACAAGCCGGAGCTGTGGGCCGAGGACATCGCCGAGTAG
- a CDS encoding HNH endonuclease, translating into MTSRDVRRRDPVRRFTRQQRREGMARAGGLCELEAGFGRRCGRPAEHGDHFYPWSKGGSTSLQNFVAACARCNRAKRARIPSPGQQRRMERRRRDYLPPSASVSVGERQPLP; encoded by the coding sequence ATGACGAGCCGAGATGTCCGGCGCCGCGACCCGGTACGCCGCTTCACCCGCCAGCAGCGCCGAGAAGGGATGGCACGGGCCGGTGGCTTGTGCGAGTTGGAAGCGGGCTTCGGGCGCCGCTGCGGCCGCCCCGCCGAGCACGGCGACCACTTCTACCCATGGTCCAAGGGCGGCTCGACCAGTCTCCAGAACTTCGTTGCCGCGTGCGCCAGGTGCAACCGCGCCAAGCGGGCGAGGATCCCGTCTCCGGGCCAGCAGCGCCGGATGGAACGACGACGGCGTGACTACCTTCCGCCGTCGGCCTCGGTCAGCGTGGGCGAGCGTCAGCCGCTGCCCTGA
- a CDS encoding SRPBCC family protein: MNQSSIRHHQASVTVNASAETLYDLVSDVTRTGEWSPVCKACWWDDEADAGQPGTWFTGRNELPHRTWETRSQVVAADRGREFAWVVGGKYVRWGFTLSPAAAGTVLTESWEFLPDGLAMFREKYGADADAQIADRTQQALDGIPATLAAIKRIAESITAHDEVRT, translated from the coding sequence ATGAACCAGAGCAGCATCCGCCACCACCAGGCCTCCGTCACCGTCAACGCATCCGCCGAGACCCTCTACGACCTGGTCTCCGACGTCACCCGCACCGGTGAGTGGAGCCCGGTCTGCAAGGCGTGCTGGTGGGACGACGAGGCAGACGCCGGCCAGCCCGGCACATGGTTCACCGGGCGGAACGAGCTCCCGCACCGGACGTGGGAAACCCGCTCGCAGGTAGTGGCAGCCGACCGCGGACGCGAGTTCGCCTGGGTGGTGGGCGGCAAATATGTCCGCTGGGGCTTCACCCTCTCCCCGGCAGCTGCCGGAACCGTCCTGACCGAGTCCTGGGAATTCCTGCCCGACGGTCTAGCCATGTTCCGGGAAAAATACGGCGCTGACGCTGACGCCCAGATCGCCGACCGCACCCAGCAGGCGCTGGACGGCATCCCGGCAACACTCGCGGCAATCAAACGGATCGCCGAGTCCATCACCGCCCACGACGAAGTAAGGACCTAA
- a CDS encoding class I SAM-dependent methyltransferase: MIVPDISHDVVAVADHYDELDPVYRRVWGDHVHHGLWTTGRETPAEAVEALVDTVGDRLGLLPGQACVDIGCGYGSTARRLAVTRGVRVIGVTLSAEQAHYAAAHPVPGVDIRVRDWLANGLADASADAAWAIESSEHMVDKPRFFAEAHRVLAPGGRFVICAWLAETDARGWKVRHLLEPICREGRLPSMGTREDYEAMATDAGFTVTGYEDVSRRVARTWPICARRLVKALLVDPEMRRLALRSSNRNSFPGIPRLILAYRTGAMRYGIFTLTKAGENNTQTRPNASAEAD; encoded by the coding sequence GTGATCGTCCCCGATATCTCCCATGACGTCGTGGCCGTGGCGGATCACTACGACGAGCTCGATCCCGTCTACCGCCGGGTGTGGGGTGACCATGTCCACCACGGGCTGTGGACGACGGGCCGCGAGACACCTGCCGAGGCCGTCGAGGCGCTGGTGGATACTGTTGGCGATCGGCTGGGACTGTTGCCGGGCCAGGCGTGCGTGGACATCGGCTGCGGTTATGGCTCCACCGCGCGGCGGCTCGCGGTGACGCGCGGGGTCCGCGTCATCGGCGTCACGCTGTCCGCCGAGCAGGCTCACTACGCCGCCGCGCACCCTGTTCCGGGCGTGGACATCCGGGTCCGCGACTGGCTCGCCAACGGGCTGGCCGACGCCTCGGCGGACGCCGCGTGGGCCATCGAGTCGAGCGAGCACATGGTGGACAAGCCCCGGTTTTTCGCCGAGGCGCACCGCGTACTGGCGCCCGGCGGCCGGTTCGTCATCTGTGCCTGGCTCGCCGAGACCGATGCCCGCGGGTGGAAGGTCCGCCACCTGCTCGAGCCGATCTGCCGCGAGGGGCGCCTGCCATCGATGGGCACGCGTGAGGATTATGAGGCGATGGCAACGGACGCGGGCTTTACGGTCACCGGCTATGAGGATGTCAGCCGCAGGGTCGCCCGCACCTGGCCGATCTGCGCTCGCCGGCTGGTGAAGGCCCTGCTTGTGGATCCCGAGATGCGCCGGCTTGCCCTTCGGTCCAGCAACCGCAACTCGTTTCCCGGCATTCCCCGCCTGATCCTGGCCTACCGCACCGGTGCCATGCGCTACGGGATCTTCACGCTCACCAAGGCTGGGGAGAACAACACGCAAACCAGGCCAAACGCCTCAGCCGAAGCCGACTGA